The Fulvivirga ligni genome window below encodes:
- a CDS encoding glucose 1-dehydrogenase — MKRLEGKVALITGGNSGIGLATAKLFVQEGAKVVITGRRQEALNEAIKEIGGDAVAVLADAKDIPANKEAVIKTVEAFGNIDILFLNAGVAKFSPILDITENHFDEHFNINVKGPFFTIKEALPYMNEGGAIISTTSVVGQKGFSGSGVYSATKAALRSLSRVLANELAEKKIRTVSVAPGPIETPIFSKMDIPADQVDEMGKGFAQQVPLGRMGKSEEIAKTVLFLASDDASFINGVEFEVDGGLSQV; from the coding sequence ATGAAAAGATTAGAAGGAAAAGTGGCTTTAATCACTGGTGGCAATAGCGGAATAGGCTTAGCTACCGCCAAGCTTTTTGTACAAGAAGGTGCCAAGGTGGTAATCACCGGCAGAAGACAAGAAGCTCTGAATGAGGCCATTAAAGAAATAGGTGGAGATGCGGTGGCTGTACTTGCAGATGCTAAGGACATTCCTGCCAACAAAGAGGCGGTAATAAAAACCGTAGAAGCATTCGGAAACATAGATATTTTGTTTCTAAATGCTGGTGTAGCTAAGTTCTCACCGATTTTAGACATCACCGAAAATCACTTTGATGAGCATTTTAACATTAATGTAAAAGGGCCATTCTTCACCATTAAAGAAGCCCTTCCTTATATGAATGAAGGAGGTGCTATCATCAGCACTACTTCCGTGGTAGGCCAGAAAGGTTTCAGCGGATCAGGGGTGTATTCTGCCACCAAAGCAGCACTAAGATCATTAAGCAGAGTATTGGCTAATGAGCTGGCTGAAAAGAAAATCAGAACGGTAAGTGTAGCGCCCGGCCCTATAGAAACTCCAATCTTCAGTAAAATGGACATTCCGGCAGATCAGGTAGATGAAATGGGTAAAGGTTTTGCACAACAAGTGCCTCTTGGTAGAATGGGTAAATCAGAAGAAATAGCAAAAACAGTTCTGTTTTTAGCTTCTGATGACGCCTCTTTTATCAACGGAGTTGAGTTTGAAGTAGACGGCGGCTTAAGTCAGGTTTAG
- a CDS encoding glucose 1-dehydrogenase → MDTLKGKVALITGGNSGIGLATAKLFIEEGAKVAITGRRQEALDEALEKIGGDAIAILADAGNLDANKTAIHKTIDTFGHLDILFLNAGIAKFRPIGLISEDHFDEHFNINVKGPFFTIKEALPFINPGGVIISNTSVAGCKGYTNTSVYAATKAALRSLSRVLANELAEKNIRTISIAPGPVETEIFRKMNLSSEEYDAMGRGFTEQVPLKRYGNCDEIAQSVLFLASSGATFINGIELNVDGGMSQV, encoded by the coding sequence ATGGACACATTAAAAGGTAAAGTTGCTCTAATTACTGGCGGGAATAGTGGCATAGGCTTAGCCACTGCGAAATTGTTTATAGAAGAAGGCGCAAAAGTGGCCATAACCGGTCGGCGGCAAGAGGCCTTGGATGAAGCTCTGGAAAAAATTGGAGGCGATGCCATAGCCATACTTGCAGACGCGGGCAATCTTGACGCTAATAAAACAGCTATCCACAAAACCATAGATACTTTTGGTCACCTGGATATTCTTTTTCTGAATGCAGGAATAGCCAAATTCAGACCCATAGGACTCATCTCTGAAGATCATTTTGATGAACACTTCAACATCAATGTAAAAGGGCCATTTTTCACTATCAAAGAGGCGCTTCCCTTCATTAATCCCGGTGGTGTAATTATTAGTAATACCAGCGTAGCAGGATGCAAAGGTTACACCAATACCAGCGTATATGCAGCCACCAAAGCGGCGTTAAGATCGCTAAGCAGGGTGCTGGCTAACGAGCTGGCTGAAAAAAATATAAGGACTATAAGCATAGCGCCCGGGCCGGTGGAAACTGAGATATTCAGGAAAATGAATTTGAGCAGCGAAGAATACGACGCCATGGGTCGAGGGTTCACCGAGCAAGTACCATTAAAGCGGTATGGCAACTGCGATGAAATAGCACAATCGGTACTATTTCTGGCTTCAAGCGGAGCCACCTTTATCAATGGGATAGAACTAAATGTAGATGGTGGTATGAGTCAGGTTTAA
- a CDS encoding endo alpha-1,4 polygalactosaminidase: MRLTSKSLSISLLLTSIISITSCGDSDSPEQLGIVLYDQEMRDFVIGISKYAKASDPNFIVIPQNGQELITEFGNVENDVQMDYVNAIDATGREDMFYGYDNDDEQTPEDEKQYLLDFCLLFEQNGVEVLTTDYCSTPAKMDDSYAKNEANGFISFAADERDLNSIPAYPQTPYNENDDDITNISEARNFLYLINSENYNTKADFLGAIAETNYDAVIMDLFHNEEAFNTQELQQIRTKKNGGKRLLLCYMSIGEAEDYRYYWNESWQVGNPKFIAAENPDWEGNYKVRYWQEEWQQVIYGNENAYLDKILTAGFNGVYLDIIDAFEYFRENE; this comes from the coding sequence ATGAGATTAACATCTAAATCCTTATCTATCAGCTTATTATTGACCTCCATTATTTCAATTACTTCGTGCGGCGATAGTGACAGCCCCGAGCAATTGGGGATTGTTCTGTATGATCAGGAAATGCGAGATTTTGTAATCGGCATCAGTAAGTATGCTAAAGCTTCTGATCCTAATTTTATAGTTATACCACAAAATGGTCAGGAATTAATTACCGAGTTTGGTAATGTGGAGAACGACGTGCAAATGGACTATGTCAATGCCATTGATGCCACCGGCAGGGAGGATATGTTTTATGGTTATGATAATGATGATGAACAAACTCCTGAAGATGAGAAGCAGTATTTATTAGATTTTTGTCTATTGTTCGAGCAAAATGGAGTAGAAGTTCTCACCACAGATTATTGCTCAACCCCAGCTAAAATGGACGATTCGTATGCAAAGAATGAGGCCAATGGCTTTATTTCATTTGCAGCAGATGAGCGTGATCTCAATAGTATTCCAGCATACCCACAAACTCCTTATAATGAGAATGATGATGATATTACCAACATTTCAGAGGCTAGGAATTTTCTCTATCTGATCAATAGCGAGAATTATAATACTAAGGCTGATTTTTTAGGGGCTATCGCCGAGACTAATTATGATGCTGTAATCATGGATCTTTTTCATAATGAAGAAGCATTTAACACTCAGGAACTGCAGCAAATAAGAACGAAGAAGAATGGTGGTAAGCGTTTGCTGCTATGTTATATGAGCATTGGGGAAGCTGAAGATTATCGATATTATTGGAATGAATCATGGCAGGTTGGCAACCCTAAATTTATTGCTGCGGAAAATCCGGATTGGGAAGGGAATTATAAAGTGAGATACTGGCAAGAAGAATGGCAACAAGTAATTTATGGAAATGAAAATGCCTATTTGGATAAAATATTAACCGCTGGCTTTAATGGTGTTTATCTGGACATTATAGATGCATTCGAGTATTTTAGAGAGAATGAATAA
- a CDS encoding transporter yields MKKYIIIICLLIGLALTSAKACDVCGCSLGGNYFGILPQYNKNFIGLRWSQAKFYAHMNHNSEYLNEEYSHDTYSKVELWGRFYVGKKLQVMAFVPYGYNNMDGTEQKVSNSGLGDVTLLANYMILNTGDDDQKMLKHTWMVGGGVKLPTGENDFQDNGVLVNRNFQLGTGSTDFLLSSVYTVRYNKIGFNAETGYKINTRNSDDYLFGNQFHASGQFFYWQNVKSVALLPNAGLYYESAERHQDGEVLQANTGGSAMLLTAGLETYVKRISVGVNYKYPLSQKFNSDDVASIESKQRWMLSVTYNF; encoded by the coding sequence ATGAAAAAATATATCATAATCATATGTCTACTCATCGGGCTGGCATTAACATCCGCTAAAGCTTGTGATGTTTGTGGCTGTTCTTTGGGCGGCAATTACTTTGGAATATTGCCTCAGTATAATAAAAATTTCATCGGTCTCCGGTGGAGTCAGGCTAAATTTTATGCACACATGAATCATAACAGCGAATACTTAAATGAGGAGTATTCTCATGATACCTATAGCAAAGTAGAGTTGTGGGGCAGGTTCTATGTGGGCAAGAAATTACAGGTAATGGCCTTCGTTCCTTATGGCTATAATAACATGGATGGCACCGAGCAGAAGGTGAGTAATAGCGGCTTGGGTGACGTTACATTATTGGCTAATTACATGATTTTAAATACCGGTGATGACGATCAGAAAATGTTGAAACACACCTGGATGGTCGGGGGAGGAGTAAAGCTACCCACCGGAGAAAATGATTTTCAGGATAATGGTGTCCTGGTTAATAGAAACTTTCAGTTGGGCACGGGGAGCACCGATTTTTTACTGTCCTCTGTATACACCGTACGGTATAATAAAATAGGGTTTAACGCAGAGACAGGTTATAAGATAAATACCAGAAATTCAGATGATTATCTATTTGGGAATCAGTTTCATGCTTCCGGTCAGTTTTTCTATTGGCAAAATGTGAAAAGCGTAGCCTTATTGCCAAATGCAGGTCTGTATTATGAAAGTGCTGAAAGGCATCAGGATGGTGAAGTACTACAGGCCAACACAGGTGGAAGTGCTATGCTGCTTACCGCTGGGTTAGAAACCTATGTGAAGAGAATTTCCGTTGGGGTGAATTATAAGTATCCTCTAAGCCAGAAGTTTAATAGCGATGATGTGGCCAGTATTGAGAGCAAACAGCGCTGGATGTTATCGGTTACTTATAACTTCTGA
- a CDS encoding cytochrome-c peroxidase, whose product MRTNNLWRVLCVSVLFWLTACSSSEEVEASWQLDAPDYFPEMVYPLDNNEVTEKGFELGRMLFFETRISSDGTVSCGTCHQPLKAFSDPVHTLSVGVEGRHGTRNAPGIFNMAFQNHFFWDGGVNHLDFVPVNAITNELEMDETVAGVVQKLNELPEYRSRFNDVFQKDSIDSQQVLHALSQFMMMLVSDQSPYDKYLRGEYELTAAESRGMLLFEKNCTECHSGTLFTDESFRNNGLDNDFTNDLGRARITEYEGDEGKFKVPSLRNVQLTNPYMHDGRFSTLEEVLDHYAGRVKPSKTLDASLLKEGEQPGIGLSDDEKSDIITFLKTLTDREFVSDSRFFDPN is encoded by the coding sequence ATGCGGACTAACAACCTATGGAGAGTGCTGTGCGTCAGTGTATTATTCTGGCTCACAGCCTGCTCTTCCAGTGAAGAGGTGGAGGCTTCATGGCAATTAGATGCACCCGATTATTTTCCTGAAATGGTTTACCCTTTGGATAATAATGAGGTGACAGAAAAAGGCTTTGAACTAGGAAGAATGCTGTTTTTCGAAACCAGAATTTCTAGTGATGGTACTGTGTCATGTGGTACATGCCATCAGCCCTTAAAAGCTTTTTCCGATCCGGTACACACCTTAAGTGTAGGGGTAGAAGGCAGGCATGGCACGCGCAATGCTCCAGGAATATTTAACATGGCCTTTCAAAATCATTTCTTTTGGGATGGTGGGGTGAATCATCTGGACTTTGTGCCGGTAAATGCTATTACCAATGAGCTGGAGATGGATGAAACGGTAGCCGGAGTAGTTCAAAAGCTCAATGAGCTACCAGAATATCGGTCCCGTTTCAATGATGTTTTTCAAAAAGACTCCATTGATAGCCAACAGGTACTCCACGCGCTCTCTCAGTTTATGATGATGCTGGTCTCAGATCAATCGCCTTATGATAAATATCTCAGAGGTGAATATGAGCTTACTGCTGCCGAAAGCAGAGGCATGTTGCTATTTGAAAAGAACTGTACCGAATGCCATAGCGGCACATTATTTACTGATGAAAGCTTTAGAAATAATGGCCTTGATAATGATTTCACCAATGACCTGGGCCGAGCCAGAATCACGGAATACGAGGGAGATGAAGGCAAGTTTAAAGTACCATCATTAAGAAATGTGCAGCTCACCAACCCATACATGCATGATGGTAGATTCAGCACTTTGGAAGAAGTGCTTGACCATTATGCAGGACGGGTGAAGCCCAGTAAAACATTGGATGCGTCATTATTGAAAGAAGGTGAACAGCCGGGCATCGGGCTATCGGATGACGAGAAATCAGATATTATCACTTTTTTGAAAACCCTTACTGATCGTGAGTTTGTCAGCGATTCCAGGTTTTTTGATCCTAACTAA
- a CDS encoding MbnP family protein, which yields MKTIKYLYILLLFPLFIACGDDDGGENNAASGEMVIEFDNRVAGTNLSLNTTDYPYMNSLDQSFKVTKLRYYISNFILHNADGTSFTMPLSEDGAEGYYLVDESQPASTEITLSDIPEGDYTGFTFTIGVDADRVKEGAQTGALDVTNNMFWGWNMGYIFMQFEGESPESTEDGQVLQYHMGGYKSDPDNPNLVDNIKMTTLSGEFTIASNLKPQAHIVVDVKKFFDSPNVIDFSSNASRHSPAAAAEIAENYVNAFVLDHIHAD from the coding sequence ATGAAAACGATAAAATATTTATATATACTTCTTCTATTTCCTTTATTCATAGCTTGTGGGGATGATGATGGCGGTGAGAATAATGCTGCTTCTGGTGAAATGGTTATCGAGTTTGATAACAGAGTTGCAGGAACTAACCTTTCACTCAACACTACCGATTATCCATATATGAATAGCCTGGATCAAAGCTTTAAAGTGACTAAGCTGAGATACTATATCAGCAACTTCATTTTGCATAACGCTGATGGTACCTCTTTCACCATGCCACTTTCAGAAGACGGCGCAGAAGGTTACTATTTGGTGGATGAATCACAGCCAGCTAGTACAGAAATTACTTTATCAGATATACCTGAGGGTGATTACACTGGTTTTACCTTCACCATTGGTGTAGATGCCGATCGCGTTAAGGAAGGGGCACAAACCGGAGCCCTTGATGTAACTAATAACATGTTTTGGGGCTGGAATATGGGCTACATTTTTATGCAATTTGAGGGTGAGTCACCAGAATCTACAGAAGATGGTCAGGTGCTTCAGTATCATATGGGCGGCTATAAGTCAGACCCTGACAACCCAAACTTGGTAGATAACATTAAGATGACCACTTTGTCTGGTGAGTTTACCATAGCTTCTAATCTTAAGCCACAAGCGCATATTGTAGTAGATGTGAAGAAATTCTTTGACAGCCCTAACGTAATAGACTTTAGCTCAAATGCCAGCAGACATTCTCCTGCAGCAGCGGCTGAGATAGCAGAAAATTATGTCAATGCCTTTGTCTTAGATCACATTCATGCGGACTAA
- a CDS encoding NAD(P)H-dependent oxidoreductase, whose product MKAFIVYAHPSKKSFTYQVLSHLVDGLKAGGHAVEVSDLYEMGFQSDMSEVEYEREGFANTDLPIPVDVQIEQEKIQWADVIIFVYPVWWSDCPAKLKGWFDRIYTVGYAYGYDEQGHKLIRMNKPRLGLALCTAGHPNEFLDQIGIAESMRNVMVDDRLGNRFEKKQMIILGGTLDMDQVGEAHLQKAFNIGKDLDDLCQE is encoded by the coding sequence ATGAAAGCTTTTATTGTTTACGCTCACCCCAGTAAAAAGTCCTTTACTTATCAGGTTTTGAGTCATCTTGTAGATGGTCTAAAGGCAGGCGGACACGCTGTAGAAGTGTCAGATTTGTATGAGATGGGTTTTCAATCGGATATGTCGGAGGTAGAGTATGAGCGGGAGGGTTTTGCTAATACTGATCTGCCGATACCTGTAGATGTGCAGATAGAGCAGGAGAAAATCCAATGGGCTGATGTCATCATTTTCGTTTATCCTGTATGGTGGAGCGACTGTCCTGCGAAATTAAAGGGCTGGTTTGATAGGATCTACACAGTGGGTTATGCCTACGGCTATGATGAGCAGGGTCATAAACTGATCAGGATGAATAAGCCCAGGCTGGGGCTGGCCTTATGTACCGCTGGTCATCCCAATGAATTTCTAGACCAAATAGGCATAGCAGAGAGCATGCGAAATGTTATGGTAGATGACCGTTTAGGAAATAGATTTGAAAAGAAACAGATGATTATCCTGGGAGGAACACTGGATATGGACCAGGTAGGAGAAGCTCATCTGCAGAAGGCCTTCAACATTGGGAAAGATTTAGATGATTTATGTCAGGAATAA
- a CDS encoding alpha/beta hydrolase, whose product MKNCFCCLLLFIGFYSKAQDLEPRYQGKEVFPFGVIERLESKALDETRTLNIYLPQGYHPDSTQTYPVIYVLDGSQNEDFPHIAGLVQFMNMYNLMPKSIVVGIANVDRYRDFTYPSTDDLDLRDLPTGGGSPRFIQFVSEELQPFIEANYKVNSDKTIIGQSLGGLLATEILMKKPDLFDDYIIVSPSLWWDKEQMIGKAASYFKTHQELEKRIFVSLGKEHPTMHKVAEELVSAIKNSGNDKLEYYFQPILEEDHATILHKAAYQAFTAFNPKETE is encoded by the coding sequence ATGAAAAATTGTTTTTGCTGCTTATTGCTTTTTATTGGATTCTATTCAAAAGCACAAGATCTGGAGCCCAGGTATCAAGGTAAGGAGGTATTTCCGTTTGGGGTGATAGAAAGATTAGAGTCTAAGGCTTTAGATGAAACGCGGACCTTGAACATTTATCTGCCTCAAGGCTACCACCCTGATTCTACTCAAACTTATCCTGTCATTTATGTTTTGGATGGTTCTCAAAATGAGGACTTTCCGCATATAGCAGGGCTGGTTCAGTTTATGAATATGTACAATCTCATGCCCAAAAGTATTGTAGTAGGAATTGCTAATGTAGATCGTTACCGGGATTTCACCTATCCCAGCACTGACGATCTTGATTTAAGAGACCTGCCCACCGGTGGAGGATCACCCAGGTTTATTCAATTTGTAAGTGAAGAATTACAGCCATTTATCGAGGCAAACTACAAGGTTAACTCTGATAAAACCATAATAGGCCAATCTCTGGGCGGACTTTTAGCCACCGAAATTTTAATGAAAAAGCCAGATTTATTTGACGATTACATCATAGTGAGCCCTTCATTATGGTGGGATAAGGAGCAAATGATAGGTAAAGCAGCTTCATATTTTAAAACTCATCAAGAGCTGGAAAAGAGGATTTTCGTCTCTTTAGGAAAAGAGCACCCTACCATGCATAAAGTGGCAGAGGAGCTAGTATCGGCCATAAAAAATTCTGGAAATGATAAGCTGGAGTATTACTTTCAGCCCATATTAGAAGAAGACCATGCAACAATCCTTCATAAGGCGGCTTATCAGGCTTTCACGGCATTTAATCCAAAGGAGACAGAATAA
- a CDS encoding RNA polymerase sigma factor, which produces MLQRPTSHTTAPHSQTFEQIYHKHIDALYHYGIKFKANQQLVEDCIQDLFADLWQRPESLSRVKNMRPYLLGALRRKLLKRIYAEKEAPYPEEELNTFFEVRFADNSEVQKLFDQEHLLIIHSAFCKLTEKQKEVIYLRFYNQLSFEEIAEVMSVQTRTIYKLSHRALTVLKEELGPYSSALQVFILLLNQ; this is translated from the coding sequence ATGCTACAGAGGCCAACCTCACATACTACTGCACCTCATAGCCAAACCTTTGAGCAGATATACCATAAGCATATTGATGCCTTGTACCATTATGGTATTAAGTTCAAAGCCAATCAGCAATTGGTGGAAGACTGCATACAAGATTTGTTTGCGGACCTATGGCAACGCCCTGAAAGCCTGTCAAGGGTTAAAAACATGCGCCCTTACCTGCTCGGTGCATTAAGAAGGAAGTTACTAAAGAGAATTTATGCTGAAAAAGAAGCGCCTTACCCTGAAGAAGAGCTGAATACTTTTTTTGAAGTTAGATTTGCTGATAACAGTGAGGTACAAAAGCTTTTTGATCAGGAACACCTTCTGATAATACACTCGGCTTTTTGCAAGCTTACAGAAAAGCAAAAAGAGGTGATTTATCTCCGTTTTTACAATCAGCTCAGCTTTGAAGAAATAGCAGAGGTGATGTCTGTTCAAACCAGAACTATTTACAAGCTATCCCATAGAGCGCTCACTGTTCTGAAAGAAGAGCTTGGTCCATACTCTTCTGCCCTACAGGTTTTTATATTGCTACTCAATCAATAA
- a CDS encoding FecR family protein codes for MKNQRYDHYQLYDFVLDDRFIQWTNGAEDHFWDQYLINFPEKKYIIQEAKLILQALQVPESPLSTDKKNSLLTNIYMQVGYSASDLKKKDSILRASWKYAASISSILLIVSLAYYFLAIAPYQYYSTQFEETKSILLPDSSEVIINANSSLRVAKNMQNAEVREVWLEGEAFFKVCKKKHDREGSIFIVHAENMDIQVLGTQFNVKSRDGNSSVILKKGAVKVANTHTSENLLMVPGEEVTLHHKQDKLQKHSHNTTEELAWKENNFIFNNESLETVAQQIEEYYGFEVEFEHDYLKDYIFTATVSRNDFPLLKTLLEEAFQLKISKEDNTLFIHKTNNGPN; via the coding sequence ATGAAAAACCAACGCTACGACCACTATCAGCTCTATGATTTTGTGCTCGACGATAGATTCATTCAATGGACTAACGGCGCAGAAGATCATTTCTGGGACCAGTACCTGATTAACTTCCCTGAAAAGAAATACATTATTCAGGAGGCTAAGCTCATATTACAAGCGCTGCAGGTACCAGAGTCACCACTATCTACAGATAAGAAAAATAGCCTTTTAACCAATATTTACATGCAGGTAGGCTACTCAGCCAGTGACCTGAAAAAGAAGGACTCTATACTTAGAGCCAGTTGGAAATATGCCGCCAGTATCTCCTCTATTCTGCTCATTGTGAGTCTGGCATATTATTTCCTGGCCATAGCTCCTTATCAATATTATTCTACCCAATTCGAGGAGACCAAATCCATACTATTACCGGATAGTTCTGAAGTAATCATCAATGCTAATTCTTCTCTGAGAGTAGCTAAAAACATGCAAAATGCGGAGGTAAGAGAAGTTTGGCTGGAAGGTGAAGCTTTCTTTAAAGTCTGCAAAAAGAAACACGATCGGGAAGGCAGCATTTTTATTGTGCATGCAGAAAACATGGATATCCAGGTGCTAGGCACTCAATTTAATGTGAAAAGCAGAGATGGCAATTCTAGTGTGATATTAAAGAAAGGAGCGGTTAAGGTAGCCAACACACACACCAGCGAAAATCTACTGATGGTTCCTGGTGAGGAAGTGACATTGCATCACAAGCAAGATAAACTACAGAAGCATTCTCATAATACCACCGAGGAACTGGCATGGAAAGAAAATAACTTCATTTTCAATAATGAAAGCCTGGAAACGGTAGCGCAACAGATAGAAGAATACTATGGATTTGAAGTGGAATTTGAGCACGACTACCTCAAAGATTACATTTTCACCGCCACAGTTTCAAGAAATGACTTTCCTCTTTTAAAAACACTGTTAGAGGAAGCCTTCCAACTCAAAATCTCAAAAGAAGACAACACCCTTTTCATACACAAAACCAACAACGGACCCAATTAA